In one Vibrio rarus genomic region, the following are encoded:
- the catB gene encoding type B chloramphenicol O-acetyltransferase — protein MMNYFESLFAGVSLEEQVRNPNIIVGKHSYYSGYYHKHSFDECARYLDPLRDDVDKLIIGSFCSIGTGAVFMMAGNQGHRNDWISTFPFYYQDFLQFTDAKDAFVRAGNTVIGNDVWIGSEAMIMAGVTIGDGAVIASRAVVTKDVLPYEVVGSNPARHIKFRFAELQIKLLLEMRWWDWPEEQLKQAMMHLCSKDVEGLYQYWLSNKKADWNLG, from the coding sequence TTGATGAATTATTTTGAATCTCTTTTTGCGGGTGTTTCGTTGGAGGAGCAGGTGAGGAATCCGAATATCATTGTGGGAAAGCACAGTTATTATTCTGGGTATTATCATAAGCATAGTTTTGATGAGTGTGCTCGTTATTTGGATCCATTGCGTGATGATGTGGATAAACTCATTATTGGCAGCTTTTGCTCTATCGGAACAGGGGCGGTATTTATGATGGCCGGAAATCAAGGTCATCGTAATGATTGGATAAGCACGTTTCCATTTTATTATCAGGATTTTCTTCAGTTTACAGATGCTAAGGATGCTTTTGTTCGCGCAGGGAATACGGTTATTGGTAATGATGTGTGGATTGGCAGTGAAGCCATGATTATGGCGGGGGTGACCATTGGTGATGGGGCGGTTATTGCCAGTCGCGCTGTGGTGACTAAAGATGTATTGCCTTATGAGGTCGTCGGCTCTAATCCGGCTAGACACATTAAATTTCGCTTTGCTGAATTACAGATTAAATTATTACTTGAAATGCGCTGGTGGGATTGGCCTGAAGAGCAACTTAAGCAAGCTATGATGCATTTATGCTCTAAGGATGTTGAAGGGCTTTATCAGTATTGGTTGTCAAACAAAAAGGCTGATTGGAATCTTGGCTAG
- the gnd gene encoding decarboxylating NADP(+)-dependent phosphogluconate dehydrogenase, translating to MKGDIGVVGLAVMGQNLILNMNDHGFKVVAHNRTAAKVDQFLEGPAKGTNIVGAYSLQEMVDKLESPRKVMLMVRAGDVVDNFIEQLIPLLDKGDIIIDGGNTNYPDTNRRVAYLREKGINFIGTGVSGGEEGARFGPSIMPGGSPEAWDAVKPILQGISAKTDKGEPCCDWVGNDGAGHFVKMVHNGIEYGDMQLICEAYQFMQDGLNMSADEMQAVFADWNTTELDSYLVEITADILKYRDEDGAPLVDKILDTAGQKGTGKWTGINALDLGIPLTLISESVFSRCLSSLKDQRVAAEKLFGKKVEKVTGDKQEWVDALRQALLASKIISYAQGFMLMREASNENGWDLNYGNVALMWRGGCIIRSAFLGNIRDAFDTDPEIAFLGSDPYFKAILENCLGAWRKVAAKSLEVGIPMPCTTSALSFLDGYTTARLPANLLQAQRDYFGAHTYERIDRERGEFFHTNWTGTGGDTASTTYDV from the coding sequence ATGAAAGGTGATATTGGTGTAGTTGGACTCGCAGTTATGGGTCAAAACCTTATCTTAAACATGAACGATCATGGTTTTAAAGTTGTGGCACACAACCGTACAGCTGCTAAAGTTGATCAGTTCCTTGAAGGCCCAGCAAAAGGCACCAACATTGTTGGCGCATACTCGCTACAAGAGATGGTCGATAAACTAGAGTCACCACGTAAAGTGATGCTTATGGTACGTGCTGGTGACGTTGTTGATAACTTCATTGAGCAACTTATCCCGCTGCTAGATAAAGGTGACATCATCATTGATGGTGGTAACACTAACTACCCAGATACTAACCGTCGTGTTGCGTACTTACGCGAAAAAGGCATTAACTTCATCGGTACTGGTGTATCTGGTGGTGAAGAAGGCGCACGTTTTGGTCCATCTATCATGCCAGGTGGTTCTCCTGAAGCTTGGGATGCGGTTAAACCAATTCTCCAAGGCATCTCTGCTAAAACAGACAAAGGCGAGCCTTGCTGTGATTGGGTGGGTAACGATGGCGCAGGTCACTTCGTTAAAATGGTACACAATGGCATCGAATACGGTGACATGCAGCTTATCTGTGAAGCGTACCAATTTATGCAAGACGGTCTTAACATGTCTGCTGACGAAATGCAGGCCGTATTTGCTGATTGGAACACCACTGAGCTTGATAGCTACCTTGTAGAAATCACCGCGGATATCCTAAAATACCGTGATGAAGATGGCGCGCCATTAGTGGATAAAATCCTTGATACTGCTGGGCAAAAAGGTACCGGTAAATGGACGGGTATCAATGCTCTTGATCTTGGTATTCCACTGACTTTGATCTCTGAATCAGTATTCTCTCGCTGCCTATCTTCACTGAAAGATCAGCGTGTTGCAGCAGAAAAACTGTTTGGTAAGAAAGTAGAAAAAGTAACAGGTGATAAGCAAGAGTGGGTTGACGCACTTCGTCAAGCGCTACTGGCTTCAAAAATCATCTCTTACGCGCAAGGCTTTATGCTAATGCGCGAAGCATCTAACGAAAATGGCTGGGATCTTAACTATGGTAACGTAGCGCTAATGTGGCGTGGCGGTTGTATCATCCGTTCTGCATTCCTTGGTAACATCCGTGATGCATTCGATACTGATCCAGAAATTGCTTTCTTAGGTTCAGACCCTTACTTCAAAGCTATCCTAGAAAACTGTCTAGGTGCGTGGCGTAAAGTGGCGGCTAAGTCTCTAGAAGTGGGTATCCCAATGCCTTGTACGACTTCTGCGCTTTCATTCCTTGATGGTTACACAACAGCACGCCTGCCTGCGAACCTTCTACAAGCTCAACGTGACTACTTTGGTGCTCACACTTATGAGCGTATCGACCGTGAGCGTGGTGAATTCTTCCACACTAACTGGACTGGTACAGGCGGTGATACCGCATCAACAACTTACGACGTTTAA
- the zwf gene encoding glucose-6-phosphate dehydrogenase, translating into MVIPDKSSIVIFGASGDLTYRKLIPALYRLYQSGQLPESFYILGVSRTEYSDESYREKLKKALQEFEQTEESVLAEFISHLHYQAINTSDAADYAKLATRQDALAAHYQLEQRNVLYYLATPPSLYSVIPASLAAHGLNKEDDGWKRLIVEKPFGYDLASARKLDEQIHTHFDEEQLYRIDHYLGKETVQNLLVFRFSNIMFEPLWNRNFINYVEITGSEFLGVEERGGYYDGSGAVRDMFQNHLLQVLAMVGMESPPHINADSIRDEVVKVLKSLKPLDEHDLTNNLILGQYTESTVRGDFLPGYREEQGVAADSRTETYIGLKAYINNSRWNGVPFYVRTGKRLPTRVTEVVIHFKDTPHPVFAQDAPENKLIIRIQPDEGIQISFGLKEPGAGFHAKEVKMNFHYKSLNEAHMLTAYERLLLDALNGDATLFARSDAVETCWEYVQPILDFKERTQALFGYACGTWGPKEAHALLERDGRAWRFPCKNLTDTDYCEL; encoded by the coding sequence ATGGTTATACCAGATAAAAGCAGCATAGTGATTTTTGGTGCTTCAGGTGACTTAACTTACCGTAAGTTAATTCCCGCTTTATATCGACTGTATCAAAGCGGTCAACTCCCAGAATCTTTTTATATTTTAGGTGTGAGCCGCACCGAGTATAGTGATGAATCTTATCGTGAAAAATTGAAAAAAGCGCTGCAAGAGTTCGAGCAAACAGAAGAGTCTGTATTAGCTGAATTTATCAGTCACCTTCACTATCAAGCGATTAATACCTCGGATGCCGCTGATTATGCCAAACTGGCGACACGTCAAGATGCACTAGCTGCGCACTATCAACTAGAGCAGCGTAACGTACTGTATTATCTTGCTACGCCGCCGAGCTTATATTCTGTTATTCCTGCAAGCCTTGCCGCTCATGGTTTAAATAAAGAAGATGATGGTTGGAAACGATTGATCGTGGAAAAACCGTTTGGTTATGACTTAGCCTCAGCAAGAAAATTGGATGAGCAAATTCATACTCATTTTGATGAAGAGCAGTTATACCGAATTGACCATTACCTTGGTAAAGAAACCGTGCAGAATTTGCTGGTATTTCGCTTTTCAAACATCATGTTTGAACCATTATGGAATCGAAACTTCATTAATTACGTCGAAATCACCGGTTCTGAATTTCTGGGTGTAGAGGAACGTGGTGGTTACTACGACGGCTCTGGTGCGGTGCGTGATATGTTCCAAAACCACTTGTTACAAGTGTTGGCAATGGTGGGGATGGAGTCACCGCCTCACATTAATGCCGACTCTATTCGTGATGAAGTGGTCAAGGTGTTAAAAAGCCTTAAACCGCTTGATGAACATGATTTGACGAATAACCTTATCCTTGGTCAATATACAGAATCTACTGTGCGAGGGGATTTCCTTCCTGGTTACCGAGAAGAGCAGGGTGTGGCAGCAGACTCTCGTACCGAAACCTATATAGGCTTAAAGGCGTACATTAATAACAGTCGCTGGAATGGTGTTCCGTTTTATGTTCGTACTGGTAAGCGTTTACCGACACGCGTAACCGAAGTGGTTATCCATTTCAAAGATACGCCACACCCAGTATTTGCACAGGATGCGCCAGAGAATAAACTTATCATCCGTATTCAGCCGGATGAAGGCATTCAAATTAGCTTTGGCTTAAAAGAGCCTGGAGCGGGTTTCCATGCTAAAGAAGTGAAAATGAACTTCCATTATAAGTCGTTAAATGAAGCTCATATGCTGACCGCTTATGAACGTTTACTGCTGGATGCTTTAAACGGTGATGCGACCTTATTTGCGCGTTCAGATGCTGTAGAAACGTGTTGGGAATACGTCCAACCAATATTGGATTTTAAAGAGCGCACTCAAGCACTATTTGGTTACGCTTGTGGTACATGGGGACCAAAAGAGGCGCATGCTCTTCTTGAGCGTGATGGTCGAGCGTGGCGTTTCCCATGTAAAAACTTAACTGATACGGACTATTGCGAATTATAA
- a CDS encoding hydratase — MTNFYSAAATELLSRRVPGTKAPRLAEEIRPTTLEQALQVQAAMIEQKNGEVGGWKCLNPLAEDKYIVAPIFTDSVERGETCQFFADNGVARIEPEIGFTLGKNLPANPEGYTEAQINDAIGSCHMALELMQSRFAEDSDAEFYEKLADCMVNQGLYVGPEIDREKAFDAAKVNVTVTQDGKVQNFDGVHPNQSAQSPIYWLINFMTRRGVEFKAGETIITGSYCGIVEVEFDKPTTINYEGIGEYQVVFNAKA; from the coding sequence ATGACTAACTTTTACAGTGCTGCCGCAACTGAGCTATTAAGTCGCCGCGTACCAGGCACCAAAGCGCCACGCTTAGCAGAAGAAATCCGCCCAACAACGCTTGAACAAGCGCTACAAGTTCAAGCTGCAATGATTGAACAAAAGAACGGCGAAGTAGGGGGCTGGAAATGTCTAAACCCTCTAGCAGAAGACAAATACATAGTTGCACCTATCTTCACAGATAGCGTAGAGCGTGGCGAAACATGTCAGTTTTTTGCTGATAATGGCGTAGCGCGCATCGAACCTGAAATTGGTTTTACACTAGGTAAAAACCTACCGGCAAACCCTGAAGGTTATACTGAAGCACAAATTAACGATGCAATCGGTTCATGCCATATGGCACTAGAGCTCATGCAATCTCGTTTTGCCGAAGACAGCGACGCTGAGTTTTACGAAAAACTAGCAGATTGCATGGTAAACCAAGGCCTATACGTTGGCCCTGAAATCGATCGTGAAAAAGCGTTTGATGCGGCAAAAGTTAACGTAACCGTGACTCAAGACGGCAAGGTTCAAAACTTTGATGGCGTACATCCAAACCAATCAGCGCAAAGCCCAATCTACTGGCTAATCAACTTCATGACTCGTCGTGGCGTTGAGTTTAAAGCAGGCGAAACCATCATCACAGGCTCTTACTGTGGCATCGTAGAAGTAGAATTTGATAAGCCAACAACTATCAACTACGAAGGCATTGGCGAATACCAAGTGGTATTTAACGCTAAAGCATAA
- a CDS encoding transposase, whose translation MPSPRRNQISIEDTPYYHCCSRVVRRAFLCGDDPYSGQNYDHRRSWVDSLLMKLNSVFAIDIAAFAIMSNHLHVILRIDVDTANQWTDREVLEQWHLLFKGDDLTHRFVKGALIEGNEVTKLKHTIATYRSRLCDISWFMRCLNEPIARQANQEDNCTGRFWEGRFKCQALLDDTALLACMAYVDLNPIRSKLAKTLTQSEHTSIKLRIQAAINSEQPKSLLPFIGNEHQNQLKGIAFSLKDYLELVDETGRIIRNDKRGTISKHTEKILSRMALPHENWLKIITNFGALFHGPVGTLSELSLYCEHLEKQRRHFSKCCHYMSSG comes from the coding sequence ATGCCGAGCCCAAGAAGAAATCAAATAAGTATTGAAGATACCCCTTACTACCACTGTTGTAGCCGTGTTGTCCGGCGAGCCTTTCTATGTGGAGATGACCCTTATTCAGGCCAAAATTACGATCACCGTCGCAGTTGGGTTGACTCTTTATTGATGAAACTTAACAGCGTATTCGCTATCGACATTGCAGCATTTGCGATCATGTCTAATCACTTACATGTCATTTTACGGATTGATGTCGATACCGCAAATCAATGGACTGATCGTGAAGTATTAGAGCAATGGCACTTATTATTCAAGGGGGATGATTTAACTCATCGTTTTGTAAAAGGAGCATTAATTGAAGGCAACGAAGTCACCAAGTTAAAACACACTATTGCCACCTATCGAAGCCGACTGTGCGACATCAGTTGGTTCATGCGTTGCCTCAATGAACCTATTGCTAGGCAAGCAAATCAAGAAGATAATTGCACTGGTCGATTTTGGGAAGGTCGTTTCAAATGCCAGGCTCTGCTGGATGATACCGCGCTTCTTGCTTGTATGGCTTATGTAGATTTAAACCCTATTAGGTCTAAACTGGCCAAGACATTAACTCAATCAGAACACACCAGTATTAAGCTACGTATTCAGGCTGCAATTAACAGTGAACAACCAAAATCCCTGCTTCCTTTCATTGGTAATGAACATCAAAACCAGCTAAAAGGCATTGCTTTCTCTCTTAAAGACTATCTCGAACTTGTAGATGAAACTGGACGTATTATAAGAAATGATAAACGAGGTACAATTAGTAAACATACTGAGAAGATACTCAGCCGCATGGCATTACCTCATGAAAATTGGCTAAAAATCATTACAAATTTCGGTGCGCTATTTCATGGCCCAGTTGGAACATTGAGCGAGTTATCTCTGTATTGTGAGCATCTAGAAAAACAGCGACGGCATTTTTCCAAATGTTGTCACTATATGAGTAGTGGCTAA
- the pgl gene encoding 6-phosphogluconolactonase, translated as MMKTKIFDTPAQVVEQLAKELQQFSELDRAIHISLSGGSTPKMLFKLLASEPYANAIQWQNLHFWWGDERCVAPDNAESNFGEANALLFTPVGVAEDNIHRILGENDPQQEAVRFAREMTDVIPTQNGVPVFDWILLGVGADGHTASLFPEQTNYNEEKLAIVASHPESGQLRISKSAKVLQAAKRISYLVLGAGKTDIVNEIYHTPAEELPYPAAKIHSNVGETEWFLDSDAASKIA; from the coding sequence ATAATGAAGACGAAAATTTTCGATACACCTGCGCAGGTTGTTGAGCAGTTGGCCAAAGAGTTACAACAGTTCAGTGAACTTGACCGTGCCATTCATATCTCTTTATCTGGTGGTAGCACGCCTAAGATGCTGTTTAAATTATTGGCATCCGAGCCTTATGCAAATGCGATACAATGGCAAAACCTGCACTTTTGGTGGGGTGATGAGCGTTGTGTGGCACCGGATAACGCAGAAAGTAACTTTGGCGAGGCAAACGCATTGTTATTTACCCCTGTCGGCGTAGCTGAAGACAATATTCATCGCATTTTGGGTGAAAATGATCCACAACAAGAAGCGGTTCGCTTTGCTCGCGAGATGACGGATGTTATCCCAACACAAAATGGCGTACCTGTATTTGATTGGATCTTACTAGGGGTTGGGGCCGATGGTCACACGGCCTCTTTGTTCCCAGAGCAAACCAATTACAATGAAGAAAAACTGGCTATCGTTGCCTCTCACCCAGAATCGGGTCAGTTGCGTATTTCGAAGTCAGCAAAAGTGCTACAAGCGGCAAAGCGTATTAGCTATTTGGTGCTTGGCGCAGGAAAAACAGATATCGTAAATGAGATCTATCACACTCCAGCTGAAGAACTGCCATATCCGGCGGCAAAAATTCACTCTAATGTGGGTGAGACTGAATGGTTTTTAGACTCAGATGCAGCAAGCAAGATTGCTTAA